The following is a genomic window from Candidatus Rokuibacteriota bacterium.
CCGGCCTCTGGGGGCAGACGACCCGCGACACCGTGCACGCCATCCAGGCCGTCGAAGGCGCCGAGACAGACGTGATGGCGATCGGCCCCGCGGGGGAGCGCCTGGTGCGCTTCGCGTGTCTCGCGACCTACTGGAAGAACCGCGAGGGCGTGGCGGGTCGCGGCGGCATCGGCGCCGTGCTCGGCGCCAAGCGCGTCAAGGCGGTGGTCGTCACGGGCGGGCTCAAGACCGGGATCGCCGATCCGGTGGCCCTCAAGGCATTGCTCGACGAAAAGCGGGAGCCGCTCACGACGGGCACCAAGGCGCTCTCGACCTACGGCACGTCCTTCCTCGTCAAGCCGATCAACACGCTGGGGGCGCTGGGATCCTACAATCTGCGCCAGGAGACCTTCGCCGGGGCCCTGGCGATCTCGGGCGAGGAGATGCACGCCCGCTACCACGACCGCGACACCACGTGCCTCAAGTGCCCCGTCGCCTGCGGCAAGCAATACGAGATCCGCGACGGCGAGCTCAGCGGCATCAAGGCCAAGATGCCGGAGTACGAGACGATCTTTGCCTTCGGGTCCATGTTGGGCAACGCGCACGCGGGCTCGCTCGCCAAGGCGAACGACCTCTGCGATCTCCTGGGCATGGACACCATCACCATGGGCGTGACGCTGTCCTTCGTGGCCGAGGCGCTCGAGCGCGGCTGGCTCATGCCGGACGAGATCGGCGTGCCGTTCGGCTGGGGCGACTGGCGCGGCATGCTGCGCCTCATCGAGATGACGGCCGCGCGCGAGGGCTTCGGCGACCGCCTGGCCGAGGGCGGCTGGCGCCTGGCCGAGTCCGTCCACCCCGAGGCGACCAAGGCCGTCTACGCCGTCAAGCGCCTCGAGCTGCCCGCGCACTCGGCGCGCGCGCTCAAGGGCATGTCCATCGGCTACGCGACGGCAACGCGCGGCGGCAGCCACCACGACACGCGGCCGACGCCGCAGTACGCGCAGGGCTACGACCGGCGCGGCACGGACGGCAAGCCCGAGTTCGCCGTGCGCAGCCAGCACTTCACCGCCGTGGACGACTCGCTCGTGCTCTGCCGGTTCACGTCCGAGCGCGGCTTCGGCCTCTTCGTGGAAGAGCCCTACGCGCGCATGGTCCGCGCCGTCACCGGCTGGGACATGAGCGTGGAAGAGCTGGAGCGCGTGGGCGAGCGCGTGATCAACCTGGAGCGTCTCTTCAACGTGCGCGAGGGCGTTCGGCGCAAGGACGACGTGCTGCCCTGGCGCGTGATGCACGAGCCCATCCCCGCTGGGCCCTCGGCCGGCATGTACTGCCCGCCCGAGGAGCTGTCGGCCATGCTCGACCGCTACTACGCGCTCCGCGGCTGGGACACAGACGGCGTGCCCACGAACGAGCGCCTGGCCTCTCTCGGCCTCGCATGATTTTCTCTCCCCAATGCGGAGCCGGCCTTCATCTCCCTCTCCCCCACCGGGGGAGAGGGTAGCGGGTTTCCACCTCCCTCTCCCCCACTGGGGGA
Proteins encoded in this region:
- a CDS encoding aldehyde ferredoxin oxidoreductase family protein, with amino-acid sequence MKGYGGRILFVDVTRGASRVEALGEETARTLLGGNGLAARLLLDHVPAGTDPYDAANAVVFAVGPVTDTTVPGNSRACVASKSPLTGLFFDSTFGGRWPATMKRTGFDAIVITGQAAAPVYLKVGEAGVEVKPAAGLWGQTTRDTVHAIQAVEGAETDVMAIGPAGERLVRFACLATYWKNREGVAGRGGIGAVLGAKRVKAVVVTGGLKTGIADPVALKALLDEKREPLTTGTKALSTYGTSFLVKPINTLGALGSYNLRQETFAGALAISGEEMHARYHDRDTTCLKCPVACGKQYEIRDGELSGIKAKMPEYETIFAFGSMLGNAHAGSLAKANDLCDLLGMDTITMGVTLSFVAEALERGWLMPDEIGVPFGWGDWRGMLRLIEMTAAREGFGDRLAEGGWRLAESVHPEATKAVYAVKRLELPAHSARALKGMSIGYATATRGGSHHDTRPTPQYAQGYDRRGTDGKPEFAVRSQHFTAVDDSLVLCRFTSERGFGLFVEEPYARMVRAVTGWDMSVEELERVGERVINLERLFNVREGVRRKDDVLPWRVMHEPIPAGPSAGMYCPPEELSAMLDRYYALRGWDTDGVPTNERLASLGLA